GGAATTTGATCGGAATTCAAATAGGCAGCGTATTGAGGAAGCTTGAtgcagaaaaatggaaatgtggGAGAAACAGGTCTATTTATAGTGCAACTTGGGGGTCATGGGGTGAAACGGGtttcatcgtggctgtacacgtgtaacgcagTCAACGATTGATATTTTTTGCAAGCGTGGGCGTCAGTTCGATGTGTCCTGTGTTGAGCGTGTGGCTCACACGCGCCTGCCAAACTaccactttacgtcttgtcagccgaatgggtttctgcgacagtgacagacATTTAATGACATCGAAACGCACGAGAaaaattaaatgctagccgttttcttgttttttctttttcgcttaatagtttgatatcatatgtctagcgccatataacatcaaactggggggacataatgataccgcaacccgcatgcgcaatacatacgtatgcgggcactcgctggtatgcgtatgcgtgtactttgtatgcagtatgcggtatgcggattcgtatcgaaTGCCTATGTTCCTGGTACGGCGGTTACTTGGTCCCCAAGtaagtatcttttccataattatatccgtgattcggggaagTTGGTTATGGAAGAGattaccattatctcggatggttctagaattagggtttgcctatatatacaagccCTTATTATCATTCTAACAATACAACAGCGTTACGTAACAATCATCAATCACACATCTTACGTAACCGGCATCATCTCtcgtcttctcaaggttaacaggttagttctttctCGACTAGCACCTACGGCCTTTAtatggggccttctgatcaacgaacgttatcgaaggtggacttaatcacttggccaccccgccgacatcatcatgtcggccagagtTATTCACGATAGCcgaaccggagagccttgttctaagatccttaaacccctttgCGTATTGAACAGACATattaaccctatggtaaaaatatgcatgatcaatacATTTTATCATTTTTCCCTAAAActctaaaataataattttgactCTAAAACTCTTATAGTAATACATTATTAAAGTAAACCGAAAGAAGCTTTGATAAGACCTAAAAGGAAGAACATTGTAATAGTATCGGTCCCCAACCAATTCCTTTGTGTCAAGAGAATAGATGCTAATAACAAGAAAAAAGCATTGTAAAAGTTTTCGTAAACTTATGCTAAAATAATAAGAACAAAAAAGTTTTTACTGACTGCATATATCTTCCTTTTATAAGGTGTGAATAATGTTCTTGTTGCCAGGATCCTATGCATACTTTTCAGCATAGACTTGAGTAAAAGTTTTAATATTTCTATCACCACAATTGTCATATGTCGCCTTTTCTTCTGTCGTGTTCCTAGTAGAATTAGTCTTGTTGATAGTAGATTCGGTTATATGAACAATTGACCATTGAGTAGATATAAGCGTGATGTATTAATTTgggggattatcaccaaaatgcccaaatATTTTGGTCCCCCTGCACCagagtccaaaaaaaaaaaaagttgacaaaatgccctcgcaaggcgcaaggtaccttgcgaccttgcgtatttGCGTCTTTTCTAAAAAAATTACGGTTAAATGACACTTTTCAACCTGTCACTCGACACTTTCATCCGACTTCGCAAACACGCAAATAAAGTCACACAGGCGATTCGCAACAACGCAAGTACAAACGCAAACCCTTTTCCATTACTACTACCAGATTCTCCTCCTTCATCATCTCCACCACCACCTAACCCCTCTTGCTACCACCGTGACTTCTTATATAGCCTACAAGGGTTTTCACGAAGTATTAGGGTTTTCACGCAAAAGAAATCGGGTTTTCACGAAGTAATCAAGCAAATAATCAAGGAATCAACCTTGCAACGATGGCGAGCACCCAGGTTAGTGATTACTTTGCTGTTTATGTGTGTGTTATCTGTTTATTTTGGCTTCGATGCGAATTGTATAAATGTGCACACCAACTGCTCGATGAAATGTCTATTCGAGGTGTATTTGTGTTTAACGAAGTACAACCGTTGTTTTATGACATGCAACTATATTTTGGGTTATATGTTCGAGTGAAACATACATTAACTGCTCGTAAAATTATGGAAATTGACCGGACGCAAGACCTAGTTTGCGTGCTTGCGTACCCAAAGCTAGTGGACGCAAGGTTatctttgcgtccttgcgtgttCCCGGAAGATTGTCTTTGCGTCCTTGCGATTGTCAATTAAACGGACGCAAGTTTTATCTTGCGTTCTTGCGTCCTGTTACTTTCTGCTGATTTTATTGTTACTTATGCAGGGATTTGTGGAAGGAAAGTTAACGATGAAGAATAAGTTGAGCGTTATAGGGGATGTGAAGAAGGTCATGACTGAGAATCAAATTAAAAAGTTTAAAGAAACGTGTTTCGGTccatggttagatctagaatacttTGGTAATGATCCCGGGCTTGTACATTGCATGCTCCAACGGAAGAGTGTGCGGCCGGATAGACTAGATAATGTTAAGTACCCCGATGAGCATGAGGATATATGGTTTCATTTCCAGAACAATTTTTCGATTAGATTTGGTCGCCGTGAATTTTGTCTTGTTACGGGTTTTTTGTTTAGTAGccggacggacatggcacattacatcccgAAGAATTATGACGTCCAGACCGCACCTATTAGACGACGtttatttaagggttttaaagattcTCAAATGTTTTGATTAGTGATGTTGAAAAGATGCTTTTAAAATCTGATCACAGCCGTATTAGTGACGATGATGTGGTGCGATTAGCAATTATCTTGATTGTAGAGAGAGGTTTTATGGGTATACAAGGGATCCATGTTGTGAATAAAAAGTTTTTATGGCTAGTCGAAGAGTTATCGCGTGTTAATCAGTACCCTtgggggtctcgtatttgggaGCCAACTTACGAAGCGGTTAGTGAAGGGTTTGTTATTCgtgaaagccaattagagagtggaAAGGCGTACACTTTGGCGGGATTTATGTGGGCATTCAAGGTAAATGGTTGAATATTTATTGtttaatgttaatatttaagatgtaacataaattgtttttttatttgcagatttggattctcgagtcttaccgtcgtaccattaaacCGTTTGCAAAAAAGACtgacaagaatggagtaccgagggctcttttttggaagcgttcatctgcCGAGTCATTTGGAATGTCTGAATACCTTAAACTCCTAGATATTCAGGTTAGTTACATTTTAAAAATGTTAGCCTATCCTAAATTGTTGCATAGTTTATCTGTTATCTGGTTACAGACAGGTTCTGGAATGGGCGCAAGGCATGCCTTGCGTCCCTGCGTGTGTTTTTTTAAGTGGACGTAAGGTGATTCTTGCGTCATTGCGCGTGGACGCAAGAGGTggagcttgcgtccttgcgtgtggtcGCAAGAGCTGTTCTCGACCTTGCGTACAGAGACGCAAGCTTTTCTTTGCGTCTTTGCGTATTCGTTTCTGCTAATATTCTTATttgataattaaataattaattgtaGGATGAGTGTCCCAAGAAAAAGAGACCTTTACGTGGTCTGCAGCCAACTGAAACAGAAAAGAGTTGTCAATGGTGGATTCAGAGTGACGTGTACTTTTGAGGAGGAAAGGTACCAGAAGATGAGATTGAGGATGAGGTGCAGGAAGATGAAGTTGATCCAGTTGATCCAGTTGTTGATGGGTCCCAACAGACACCCCGTGTGCATTCAACAGAAGATGTTCATACAGAGGGCCCCTCACGATGAACACAATTTACATCGTATGTTAGAGTTGTTGACAAAGCGGATGGACAAACAAGAGAAAGAGTTAATTGATTGCAAACAACTTGTTATGCAACACGAAAAACTtttatcgcaacaacaacaatatcaggtagattgaattgaattgatttatttattatttttggtATTAATTGAATATTGATATTGATTTATCCCATTGATTTATTATCTATCTATCTTCTTTATTGTGTTTAGGATGATGATACGTCTTTCAATCGATCTTTGTCTGATAATGAGATTGAAAGGCCTTCTCCAATGCACATTCGACGTGGAATCAGAGAAAGAAAGCCAACTAGTATATTAAGGTCCCCATTCACAACACCTGGGTACAGAAAACCCATTGAGAAGGTACATTTCAGCAAATTTAAAAGGTTGTATGTTAAATTATTGCAGTAAACAATGGCTAAATAATGGTCTTTTCTGTGACTGTTTCAGACGCAAGacataccttgcgtccttgcgtgtcgcAAGGGTGTTCTTGCATCCTGGCGAGTAGGCACGCAAGGatattcttgcgtccttgcgtcggcTTGTCGCAAGGTTGAGTTTGCGTCCTTGCGGATATCTGTTTACTAAATTATCATTTGTTTTTTACTTAGTTGTCAAAAGATTTGGTTGACAAAGTGGAAAGCATGAATGTTGTACGGTTAGGGACTGAAGAAGATCAAGGACAACAACAAATTAATCAGGATGTGGTACCCATGGACACAGATGCAGCAGCAGAGGTGAGTTTTTCTATCGCAAGCAAACATTTGTGTCCTTGCGTCTGCTTTCCTATAGGCGCAAGTctgttcttgcgtccttgcgtctcgaTGGTTCCACACACGCAAGAgattgtttgcgtccttgcgtctgtttGTATTAATTTAAATTAACCTTATTTGTTGAATTATTGTAGGTAAGTGTTGATAAGCAGCCTGTTAAAGtgaataaaagaaaaagaaaggaaCAAGACTGGGCTACTGAGGAAGAAATTTGGGGGATGATTGACAGGTTTATAAATGATCAAGGAACTCTCCAACCACCGCCACCTAATGCCTGGAGAGATGGTAGAAAGCATGCAGGCCCAGCAAAAGATCCAAAGACAGTGATTGAGAGCAAGCAAGAGACGCGTTGCATGTTCATCTTTCAAAATGaacaattcatttttataaatcaaGACTTTTGGCTTCGATTACTGGGATTAAGACATTCTGGTTATTTGGATAACTTGGTAAGTTTGTAAGTTTGTAAGTTTGTTATTCTTttgttaattttatatatttttatacaatttATTTTATACTAAGGTCACACTGTATATTAACTTGTTATATTTATAACACATTGACGGCTGGGCTACATTTCTTTTGAGATATCGTCAGAGATTTCTCCCCCGAGCCAGTCAAGTTTATGCCACTCCTCAGTTTCCAGCTGAGGTGCTTAAAGCAAGTTCTCGATGGACTATTATGCCACTGGGATTCCTGAACATGTTTGAGAGGTTCAACacttattttaacaatattcagaaggaGGTGGGCACACAGGAAGAATCTACAACAGATGGAGAGGGAATTATTGGCCATAATCCTCCAGATTACATGTATTTAATTGGACTTGGAGACGGAAGTGTTGACCTATATCCATCTTGGGCTGACTGTGATCAGGTAAACACTAGTATATATACAGCATTTGTGTTTCTGGAACAGACGCAAGGACAGTTTTACGTCCTTGTGTCTTTGTTACTGGACGCAAGTttctccttgcgtccttgcgtctaatAGTCGCAAGGATAATCTTGCGACCTTGCATTTGTTTTAGGTTTTCGCAAGGTTTATCTTGCGTCCTTACGTCATTGTTACCGGACGCATATTtccccttgcgtccttgcgtctcccggtcgcaaggttaaccttgcgaccTTGCATATATTTTTGGACCTTCGCAAGGattatcttgcgtccttgcgtctgttgTTTTGTTTTATCCTGTCTGTCTGTCTGTTACAGGTCTTGATCCCAGTACATTTTTATGACGAAGAACATTTCCTGCTGCTTCAGTTGAAGTTAGAAGAAATGAAGGTTTTTGTGTACGACAGTTTACCCGGATGTGTCAGTTCACAAAAACTTGACGCAGTTTTCAAGATTTTGGGTGACAACTTGCCAGTGTACTTGAAGGCGATTGACTATTTTAACAAGATGCAAGACTCCCAAATTGTCGGATACTATGAAAATAAAGAGAGTGTGGAGTTGATGATTGAGCCTGGTCCCATTGTGCCAATGCAGACTGGTGGTCAGGGTGATTGTGAGGTTTGGGTGTGCATACACATGGAGAGGATTATTTATGGAAGGGAGGAGGTTGACAACCTTGGAGATCCTAAAAAGGCAGCAGAGCAGTATAGAAACAGAATGGCAAGGACGTTCTTCCGTGCCCGTTTTGATACACAAGAACCGCCGCCACCAACTCCACCATCAGATATTCAGGTTGATTGATACATTGTAGCTAGTAGGTTGCTGGCCTGTATGTAAATTTTGTGTAAATAGGCAAATTGTATTTGCAACAGTTTTATTTGACtttacacgcaaggacgcaaggctatGCTTGCGTATGCAAGCATAgctttgcgtccttgcgtgtgtatATTTTTGACCGTCTTTTGTACGCAAGCAaattttgcgtccttgcgtgtgcagatttttgtctatcttgcgtacGCAAGCAACATCTTGCGTACGCAAGAAACATCTTGCGTACGCAAGCTTAGCCTTGCGTACGCAAATAAtgatttgcgtccttgcgtgtccTGTCCTGTTAAAcaaattacataaaataacacaGTAGGTACCTAGAATACAGTAATACATTACAATAAACGAAATCCAAcaatacataaaaaaaataaaattgacaTAAACTTGCGATAGTGGGTTACTAATTATCGCTCCCTAAGTTGCACGTTgcataaaactgagactgataTGCCTTAAAAGCTTCAGCATTTGTGGCCTTCTCCTTACCCTTCTTCGATTTTGAGGCCGATGTTTTTACTACCCTTTTAGAAGTTGATTCACCTGTTCGGTCATAAGAAGCTGTGCACGTATCCCTaccatgacctggttctttgcaacgagtGCAAGTTCTTACGGTTTTTTCAGTATCTTCACCCTTTAACGGAATACGTTTTGTACTTTTAGGGCGTCCAGGGGCTCTTTTCTCCTTAATGGGAGGGTTTACAATTTGTAAAATGCCGGGCGACGGATACGACCATTCTGACCGATGGGGTaaaggaaggatgtgttccaaatacatatttatataagtttgagttGTGAACCAGTGTGATACAAATTTAGTAACATCCTCCACTCCGAAAAGTCGTGCTGCTGCAATAACATGTCCGCAAGGTATCCCCGATAACTGCCACTGCCCACATGAACATACTTTATCGTCGAGATTAACCATTCCATTTTTTCTGCCATCTCGTACttctattagattgtttgtcgatggaattgcttATCATCTTCTAGATTTTCTCGTCCTCTTGCCTAGTTTACGTTCATCATATGGGGTAAccgttgaagtaagactaaccgactggttgcgatgtttgaaataccaatcttgtactgaagcgcgaaaaaactcaaacaacatgcaaacaggtagttttcgagcatgtttggatagtgcgttaacagactctacactgttgctagtaaggtatgaatacctaacatgttcAGCTCTACTTCTGGACCATTTGTGGAAACCAACTTGTTCTAAATAATTGTAAGACGCTTTCAATCTTCTTCGAAATACACTAAGATGATCCTCAAAATCCGAGGCACGGTAAGCTTTCACCATTTTCCAataatgccattcaaaatatttgaatttgttagaTTTAGTTTTGATGCTTCCAAACAAATGACGTGCGCAAAAACAGTGAAACGCTTCAGGAAACACAGTTGAAACACCATGTGCTATTGAAGCAGCACGATCAGAAACAAAAGTAAGCTCTGAAATACGATCACTCATACCACAACTCATTAAATAATCTCTTAGGTTGCCTAAGaaccatgaccaaacctcgtttgtctcgccgccactaattccataagccaatggcagaATTCCATTATTTCCATCCATCGCAACGACAACTAAATTTGTCCCCGAATACCCTGCCTTCAAATGCGCACCATCGACGATGATTACCGGTCgacaatgttgaacaaatgatCGAACCTACATAGATTTTAGCAGGTCAAAAGTGTTCAATTATAACAAggtcaattataagttaaaaattgaGACAGATTATCGATACTTACAACTATGCCAAGGGAATAGTAACACATCAAAAATCTATCTTCTTTGTCGGTGACTAAATTACTTACGCTTCCCGGGTTGTGGATCCTAATGTTATATAGGTAAAGGggaagcattcggaacgagtcTTCAGCACTGCCACGAAGCATTTGTAATGTATGACATTTtgccctccatgcttgattgtatgaTATGCTGACACCGAACCGGTGTCCTATATCCGCACGTATATCATTTGCTTTGTATTCCCGGTTTGCAGACTTGAAAgaatccacaagcatactacccaacacctttttggtagcatgtttattgtttcccataattagtgtgcgtgagcatgtgtgtacgtcatgcaatttttttaccataaagttttcagtgttcCGTATTTTGTAAGCACTAATTTTCCATtcacaatttggcaacacacaATTAGCGGTGTATCAAGATTTGTCCGtctttacaggcttaatttggaagttttcttcaagacattttgtaaatAGAGTGTTTATGAACTCGGCCTTGTTCAAAAAAGTTTGACGAACATTAATTAAATCTGATACCCTATACGTGGTAGGTGTTTGAGTCGTAAATTCAGGCTCTTGCTCTTGCTGACTCAATAGATGTGGCATATTCTAGAATaaatcttgcttttcttcttcatattgaTCTTCTTCGCCTTCGTCTCCGTCTTTTTCTCCATCTGAATCACTAGATGCGACAACAGATATCTCAAACGGGTGGTCTCcttctttaattttacatacgttttcaaCACCATCGTTAAACATATCAAACTCTTCAGTGTTTGGAGGTGGCATTTCAGGCTCTTCCGCTTCTAAATTAAGAAGGTTTGGTTCAGTTACTTGTGTTGAGTGTGTTTCTGGGTCTGGTTGTGGTTGGAGTGTTTCTGGGTTTCGTTTTGGTTGGTGTGTTTCTTGGTTTCGTTGTGGTACgtgtgtttctgggtttcgttgtggtagattcattcgtactttctcaacaacataaatatcaatcggagcatttacaattgcatattgtaagaattcttgaaagtcttcataatcatctgtaatatcaaaaacatggttattataaatgtatctcattgaaacaggtgaATTGGGTggcatttgtattttttttagaacattttttaataatattctcTGATTCATTGGTTTTATAGGTGCAACAGGTAGTTTTAgccgaattctaaaacaatctaggGGTAAATACATGGGAATGTTGTTAATAAACTCAAAagaacccccacaacatatatgaacaacaaatttatcttcattaacacaattcataaaTATTTAGGTAGTGCAAAAAAATGCTTGAAAATGTACCTTGTGTAGCCAATAATCACTGAAATTCTTTCGGAATGAGTTGTGAGGAAATGATAAATTACAAGTTCCAGGGACATTCTTTATATAGGATCGAAATTCTATCCATGAAAATCTAGAAAATCTAATGAAATCTTATCCTGAAAATCCTATCCTGATAAGataaaggcgcaaggacgcaaggccgcaaggacgcaaggaaGCTTGCGTACTTGCGCCTGTCTGTACGCAAGgtaccttgcgccttgcgagggcattttgtcaattttttttttgggctctggtgcaaggggaccaaaatatttgggcattttggtgataatcccattAACTCGGTCATATGCTCATTGTGTGGAGGTATGCTCGAGGACGCTTTTCATCTCCTGTGAGCTGGTGATTCGAAAATTTTTTGACTGGTGACAAATCAATGTTAAATAAATCGTCTAGCAACTCATTTTTCAAATCTTGGGTAAACTTGGAAGTGGGGGAATAA
The window above is part of the Rutidosis leptorrhynchoides isolate AG116_Rl617_1_P2 chromosome 1, CSIRO_AGI_Rlap_v1, whole genome shotgun sequence genome. Proteins encoded here:
- the LOC139885703 gene encoding uncharacterized protein encodes the protein MLLKSDHSRISDDDVVRLAIILIVERGFMGIQGIHVVNKKFLWLVEELSRVNQYPWGSRIWEPTYEAVSEGFVIRESQLESGKAYTLAGFMWAFKIWILESYRRTIKPFAKKTDKNGVPRALFWKRSSAESFGMSEYLKLLDIQDECPKKKRPLRGLQPTETEKSCQWWIQSDVYF
- the LOC139849333 gene encoding uncharacterized protein, translated to MRLRMRCRKMKLIQLIQLLMGPNRHPVCIQQKMFIQRAPHDEHNLHRMLELLTKRMDKQEKELIDCKQLVMQHEKLLSQQQQYQDDDTSFNRSLSDNEIERPSPMHIRRGIRERKPTSILRSPFTTPGYRKPIEKLSKDLVDKVESMNVVRLGTEEDQGQQQINQDVVPMDTDAAAEVSVDKQPVKVNKRKRKEQDWATEEEIWGMIDRFINDQGTLQPPPPNAWRDGRKHAGPAKDPKTVIESKQETRCMFIFQNEQFIFINQDFWLRLLGLRHSGYLDNLRFLPRASQVYATPQFPAEVLKASSRWTIMPLGFLNMFERFNTYFNNIQKEVGTQEESTTDGEGIIGHNPPDYMYLIGLGDGSVDLYPSWADCDQVLIPVHFYDEEHFLLLQLKLEEMKVFVYDSLPGCVSSQKLDAVFKILGDNLPVYLKAIDYFNKMQDSQIVGYYENKESVELMIEPGPIVPMQTGGQGDCEVWVCIHMERIIYGREEVDNLGDPKKAAEQYRNRMARTFFRARFDTQEPPPPTPPSDIQVD